The genomic segment TGCATCAGGGGAAGATTATTGTTCTGATGGTCCGTAACGAGACGACCTTTTGTGGCGGTTTGTCAGATCGCTTTCGGGGAATAACTTCTGTCTATCAGGAATGTAAGCGTCAGGGGGTGGATTTTAAGATTCATTTTGAGACGCCAAACTTGATCGACTATTTAGAGCCCAATCTGTATGATTGGTATATTGACGAAAAAGAAATCTGTTATGACACAAAACGGGTTTATCCCTGCACAATACTGACTTATCATAATCAGGAGAATAAGCACGAGTCGGAAGTTCAGAAAAGGATTCTGCAGTGGTATCTGAAAAAGGATTATGAACAAATACATGTTTATACCAACATGCGTTCGGGCGACAATGAATATGGAACGTTATTTAATGAGCTGTTTAGACCGACAAAAGAGCTTCAGGGATTAGTGGAAGAGCATGTGACAGCCATGGGAGGTGAGAAACAATATAATGCCATGGTATTCCGGTTCCGCCAGTTGCTGGGCGATTTTAAGGAGGGGGGCGAAACGCTTCCTGAAAATGAGCGTGAACAGTATATACAGCGTTGTGTGAATGTAATCGAAAAAGCCCATGAAACACATCCTGAGAAACGGCTACTTGTAACTTCAGATAGTATCACGTTCCTGAATCGTGTTTCAGGATTGCCTTATGTATATGTTATCCCTGGCGAAGTGGTTCATGTCGGTTTTACCTATGATGCTTCTAAGAAAACATATATGAAGTCGTTTGTTGACTATTATGTACTTTCCCATGCTCAGAGCGTAATACTTGTTCGTGACAAGAAAATGTATCACAGCGGCTTCGCTTTAAGGGCAGCGATGCTGAATGGGGCGGAATATAAAGAGGAGTGGATGACGTAAAAACGCATAATTCATGTTGTTAAAAATAAAATGATAATTCCTGAGATATGAATACAATTAATAAAGATATCAGAATTGCCGTAATTGGCTTGGGCTATGTTGGACTGCCACTTGCCCGACTGTTCTCAACGAAGTTTAAAACCATTGGCTATGACATGAATCAAGTTCGTGTAGATGGCCTGATGATGGGTCATGATGCAACTTTGGAGGTTAGTGACGAACTACTGCAGGATGCAATCAACAATCATGGATTCATCTGTACCACAGATCTGGAGAAAATACGTGATTGTAACTTTTATGTAGTAGCAGTGCCTACACCTGTTGATGAGAATAACCGTCCAGACCTGAAACCTTTGTGGGGAGCTTCAGAAACGGTGGGAAAGGTGATTTCTAAAGGTGACGTTGTTGTCTATGAATCAACAGTCTATCCAGGGGTGACAGAAGAGGAATGTCTGCCTGTCGTCGAGAAAGTTTCAGGCTTGAAGTTCAATGAGGATTTCTTTGCAGGTTATTCACCTGAACGTATTAACCCTGGTGATAAAGAGCATACAGTTGAGAAAATATGTAAGGTAACATCTGGTTCTACACCAGAGATAGCCGATCTCGTAGATGATGTGTACAACACTGTGCTTATCAATGGTACTCATAAGGCGCCGAGTATCAAGGTTGCAGAAGCATCAAAGATCATCGAGAACTCTCAGCGCGATGTGAATATTGCATTCATGAATGAGTTGGCAAAAATCTTCAATGCCATGGGTATTGATACTCATGATGCCATTGAAGCGGCATCATCAAAGTGGAACTTTATCAAGTTAAGTCCTGGACTTGTAGGAGGACATTGTATCAGTGTTGACCCATATTATCTCATACAGAAAGCACAAGTGTATGGTGTGCTCCCGCGTGTGATGTTTTCAGCGCGCAGGTTAAATGATGGTATGGGTGAATATGTTGCAAACCAGACTATCAAGTTGATGAATAAAAAAGGCGTGATGGTAAAAGACGCTAAAATTCTTCTGCTTGGCATTACGTTTAAAGAAAATTGCCCAGATATTCGTAATACAAAGATTGTTGATATTTATTCTACTCTGAGGGAATATACGGACAATGTTACCATATTTGATCCATGGGCGCATGCAGCTGAGGTAAAGAAAGAATATGGAATAGATTTATTCGGTGGGACAATGGAAGAACTGAAACGGCAATTTGATACCGTGATTCTTGGTGTTGCGCATAAACAATTTCTTGGGCAGAACGTTCGCGACTTCCTCAAAGATAGCAAAATCGGTGTGATATACGATGTAAAAGGGGTGCTTGACAGGGAATATGTAGATGGGAGGCTGTAGAAACAAGAGCAGGAGCAATGATTGTTGTTTGTTGACTGTTATGTACTTTCCCACGCTCAGAGCGTAATACTTGTTCGTGACAAGAAAATGTATCACAGCGGCTTCGCTTTGAGGACTGTGAAGTTGAACAGGGAAGAAACAAATGTAAAGATGGGAAAGCAAAGGATTGTTTATTTAGATGTCGTGAAATTGTTCACGATGTATTTGGTGATACTTGGTCATACTATTCAAATGATGAAAAATGGGTGGGGCGTTGATAAACATGTCTGGCCCATGATATATTCCTTTCATGTGCCGTTGTTCATGTTACTAAGTGGCTATTTTGCGAGCAGTAAATCTGGTGAAACTCCTTTCCTGCCATTTGTTGCAAAAAAGGCAAAGCAACTTTTACTTCCTGCGGTTACGTGTACGCTGATTTGTTGTATATATCTATTTTTTACCAAAGATCATCCAGACTATAGAGATGATATCGTAGGTAATTCGTGGTTTTTAAAAACATTGTTTGTTTACTATGTTATCTTCACTCTTTTGAAGCGTCTTCCTTTTGATGACTGGACGTTGTGTGTCGTGTCGTGTGCGGCTTTGTTTGTCATTCCCGGCTGCTCAAGCTTGCAGGTAAATCTACTGTTCCCATATTTCTGGGGGGGGTATATGCTGAAAAAGTATAATGTCTTTGAGCAAGCAGATTCAACATGGAAGTTAGCTATGGTGTTCACCGTACTATTTGTGGTTTTGTATGGCTTACAGGTGTATTGGGAAATTCCTAACTACATAGAGATCAACTATACCTCTTTACAAACCAGTGGACATTTGATATTATACCGCTATATGGTGGGGTTCAGTGGGAGCATGGCAACCATCTTTATCATTGCTTCTGTTATTAAGTGTTGTGGGAATAATATATCAAATCACGACATTACCAAATATGGTCAATGGACACTTGGAATATATGTTTTACAGACGATTATTGTCGTGAACATCTTTCCTAACTTTTCCTGGTACGTGGAAAGTGAATTTGTCTTGGACGTTCTTATAGCCCCATGGCTTGCATTGGGATTCCTTGCAATATGTATATGTCTGATACATATTCTTTCCAAAAATAAGATATTAGATTTCTTTTTCTTTGGTGGAGGATATAATAAACTAAAATAAAAATGTTTCTCTCTTTCATCATTCCCATTTACAAACGTACGGGATACTCCGGGTATATTTTTGATAATTTCGAAAGTGAGAATTATTATTTATGAAGGAGCGA from the Prevotella sp. Rep29 genome contains:
- a CDS encoding nucleotide sugar dehydrogenase, with the protein product MNTINKDIRIAVIGLGYVGLPLARLFSTKFKTIGYDMNQVRVDGLMMGHDATLEVSDELLQDAINNHGFICTTDLEKIRDCNFYVVAVPTPVDENNRPDLKPLWGASETVGKVISKGDVVVYESTVYPGVTEEECLPVVEKVSGLKFNEDFFAGYSPERINPGDKEHTVEKICKVTSGSTPEIADLVDDVYNTVLINGTHKAPSIKVAEASKIIENSQRDVNIAFMNELAKIFNAMGIDTHDAIEAASSKWNFIKLSPGLVGGHCISVDPYYLIQKAQVYGVLPRVMFSARRLNDGMGEYVANQTIKLMNKKGVMVKDAKILLLGITFKENCPDIRNTKIVDIYSTLREYTDNVTIFDPWAHAAEVKKEYGIDLFGGTMEELKRQFDTVILGVAHKQFLGQNVRDFLKDSKIGVIYDVKGVLDREYVDGRL
- a CDS encoding acyltransferase family protein; translated protein: MGKQRIVYLDVVKLFTMYLVILGHTIQMMKNGWGVDKHVWPMIYSFHVPLFMLLSGYFASSKSGETPFLPFVAKKAKQLLLPAVTCTLICCIYLFFTKDHPDYRDDIVGNSWFLKTLFVYYVIFTLLKRLPFDDWTLCVVSCAALFVIPGCSSLQVNLLFPYFWGGYMLKKYNVFEQADSTWKLAMVFTVLFVVLYGLQVYWEIPNYIEINYTSLQTSGHLILYRYMVGFSGSMATIFIIASVIKCCGNNISNHDITKYGQWTLGIYVLQTIIVVNIFPNFSWYVESEFVLDVLIAPWLALGFLAICICLIHILSKNKILDFFFFGGGYNKLK